One genomic region from Sphingobacterium multivorum encodes:
- a CDS encoding DUF6443 domain-containing protein, which produces MKRIKLILILLFHCQFLIAQELNLVLQTYNGENNIQAAKSVTLKNGFYIPQGTNAQISIGGLPAMKSVETRTQNYILNNIFRVAGINPSNMAAARTADQENRNIQYIDGFGRPIQATSVMGSTDYGDIVQYSEYDPVGRERYQYLPYVAYGNEGSFRIGDANNVKSFYQSNPLLANGTAFPFAETVYEKNELGRTEQIGAPGQVWQVSNSQIGNSGHTVKFAYTANTANEVRLWRMIATDGATASTFYAANKLEKLIKKDENWVSGKTGTREEFRNLQGQLVLIRIWQDENSSIDTYYVYDIIGNLRYVIPPGYKETSVSENANGFDELIYAYKYDNKQRLIQKKIPGKGWEWLVYNAKDKVVLQQDANQRALNRWTYIKYDAFDRIVETGHYTKLFASQVLAQSDVNTVTKYWEEREGAADYSNLAYPRTAKERLTTVYYDDYSFNGGSLAKLQPLGVTKSSMTKGLLTGRIIWKDDRTDSMLTINYYDDYGRLIQNVSQNHLKGTDRETNEYSFTNELLKSTRIHTPATGLATTLVMAYEYDHVGRLLQTKKKVNAQAEVIQSRFVYNEIGQPKTKSLHSENGGANFMTSIAYQYNERGWLTRIGAPQFVSQLNYYINGNTILPNAQYNGNIAQQLWGHGTMTSSTFDYSYDALSRLTSSVSTGTVMSEVLSYDEMGNIKTLTRDNSPAINYNYNNANKSNKLASLSGGLIATFTYDLNGNATKDRTGMALTYSYLNQPKTAIGGGRSVVYSYDALGSKLNRKSTVNNITTEQDYIGGIEYSKTGSAAPVIERIATEDGFLLNSGGTYSYYYNLTDHLGNIRVVLKKEGSAALPIATVMQRQDYYPFGKTKSIATSINNKYLYNGKEMQSDLNGGTHNLGSTYILEGQLDYGARFYDAEIGRWNVVDPLASSYYSYSPYTYTANNPILFIDPDGRYFKEYDDAEAYYAENPNGKLDGSDGHWRTSDRKYNTSVWKNANKTNIQKNDGFKEYENLDQRADFYRWFQDETSSRGFETKWAGAAASTVDKLKNLLGFGATMTGYSNDEIKNFVTLGNKMIMDDVWGGLQDLYNGNPVKGDAARIWDGDQLLKEQNVINGSYWKLSNSSLNTLENSLKKNYFLSKFIPGPVFNGSIMSITDRWKYGMGMMGYKNLPPISTKYKHQ; this is translated from the coding sequence ATGAAACGAATAAAATTAATCTTAATTCTCCTCTTTCATTGTCAATTTTTGATTGCGCAGGAGCTAAATCTAGTTCTTCAAACCTATAATGGCGAAAATAACATACAGGCGGCCAAAAGCGTGACCCTTAAAAATGGATTCTATATTCCGCAGGGAACCAATGCGCAGATCTCTATTGGGGGGCTTCCTGCCATGAAGAGCGTTGAAACCAGAACGCAGAATTATATTTTAAATAATATATTCCGTGTGGCAGGAATCAATCCTTCGAATATGGCAGCGGCAAGAACGGCAGATCAGGAGAACCGCAATATTCAATACATCGATGGTTTTGGCAGACCAATTCAGGCTACTTCTGTTATGGGAAGTACTGATTATGGAGATATCGTGCAATACAGTGAATATGATCCAGTTGGCAGAGAACGATATCAGTACCTTCCCTACGTTGCTTATGGTAATGAAGGAAGTTTCAGGATAGGGGATGCCAATAATGTAAAAAGCTTCTATCAGTCAAATCCATTACTGGCCAATGGAACAGCATTTCCCTTTGCCGAAACGGTATATGAAAAAAATGAACTGGGAAGGACCGAACAGATCGGTGCTCCTGGGCAGGTGTGGCAGGTCAGTAACAGTCAGATCGGTAATTCTGGACATACTGTTAAGTTCGCTTATACTGCAAATACTGCAAATGAGGTGCGTTTATGGCGGATGATCGCTACAGATGGCGCTACAGCATCGACCTTCTATGCTGCTAATAAACTCGAAAAGCTGATTAAAAAAGATGAAAATTGGGTTTCTGGCAAAACCGGTACAAGGGAGGAGTTTAGAAATCTTCAGGGCCAGTTGGTTCTGATCCGGATCTGGCAGGATGAGAATAGTTCGATAGATACTTATTATGTATATGATATTATAGGGAATTTACGCTATGTCATTCCACCAGGATATAAAGAAACAAGTGTTTCAGAGAACGCAAATGGATTTGACGAGTTGATCTATGCATATAAGTACGACAATAAACAACGGCTGATACAAAAGAAAATTCCGGGAAAAGGCTGGGAATGGCTGGTATATAATGCCAAAGACAAAGTGGTTCTGCAACAGGACGCCAATCAGCGTGCACTGAACAGGTGGACTTATATAAAATATGATGCTTTTGACAGGATTGTTGAAACAGGACATTATACAAAACTATTTGCATCGCAGGTTTTGGCTCAATCTGATGTAAATACAGTGACAAAGTATTGGGAAGAGCGTGAAGGAGCGGCCGACTATAGCAACCTGGCTTATCCTAGGACAGCAAAAGAACGTCTGACAACCGTTTATTACGATGACTATAGCTTCAATGGCGGATCTTTGGCGAAGCTCCAACCATTAGGGGTAACAAAAAGTTCGATGACCAAGGGACTTCTAACAGGTAGAATAATATGGAAAGATGACCGCACGGACTCCATGCTGACGATCAATTATTATGATGATTATGGGCGGCTGATACAGAATGTAAGCCAAAACCACCTAAAAGGTACAGACCGGGAGACCAATGAGTACAGCTTTACGAACGAACTGCTGAAAAGCACGCGGATCCATACACCAGCGACTGGTTTAGCGACAACGCTTGTCATGGCTTATGAATACGATCATGTTGGGCGTCTTTTACAGACAAAGAAGAAGGTGAATGCTCAGGCAGAAGTGATTCAAAGTCGGTTCGTATACAATGAAATCGGACAGCCTAAAACGAAATCGCTACACAGTGAAAACGGAGGTGCAAACTTTATGACCAGCATTGCCTATCAGTATAACGAGCGCGGCTGGCTGACCCGAATAGGGGCACCCCAGTTCGTCTCCCAGTTGAATTATTATATCAACGGCAACACGATATTACCCAATGCACAATACAATGGAAATATAGCTCAGCAATTGTGGGGACATGGCACCATGACAAGCAGTACGTTCGATTACAGTTATGATGCACTGAGCAGGTTAACGAGTAGTGTAAGTACAGGTACGGTGATGAGTGAAGTCCTGAGTTATGATGAGATGGGCAATATAAAAACCCTTACGCGTGACAATAGTCCGGCCATTAATTACAATTATAATAATGCAAATAAAAGTAATAAACTTGCTAGTCTTTCAGGAGGATTGATCGCAACGTTTACGTATGACCTCAATGGTAATGCGACAAAAGATCGTACTGGGATGGCATTGACCTACAGTTACCTAAATCAACCGAAGACAGCGATCGGAGGGGGTAGGAGTGTCGTGTACAGCTACGATGCCTTGGGTAGCAAACTGAACCGGAAGTCGACAGTCAATAACATTACTACAGAACAAGATTATATTGGTGGAATCGAATATAGCAAGACAGGCTCAGCAGCACCCGTGATTGAGCGGATCGCTACCGAAGACGGCTTTCTGCTAAATAGCGGAGGAACATACAGTTATTACTATAATCTGACAGATCATCTAGGCAATATTCGAGTGGTTCTGAAAAAAGAGGGGTCTGCAGCTTTACCAATAGCTACCGTGATGCAACGTCAGGACTATTATCCCTTTGGCAAAACAAAGTCTATTGCAACTAGCATTAATAATAAATATCTTTATAATGGCAAGGAGATGCAGTCTGACCTGAATGGTGGCACGCATAACTTGGGAAGTACTTATATTCTGGAAGGTCAACTGGATTACGGAGCGAGATTCTACGACGCGGAGATTGGAAGATGGAACGTAGTGGATCCGTTGGCAAGCTCCTATTATTCTTATTCACCTTATACCTATACTGCAAATAATCCTATTCTTTTTATTGATCCGGATGGAAGGTATTTCAAGGAGTATGATGATGCAGAAGCCTATTACGCAGAAAATCCCAATGGAAAGCTTGATGGCAGTGATGGTCATTGGCGAACTTCAGATAGAAAATATAATACTTCTGTTTGGAAAAATGCTAATAAAACTAATATTCAGAAAAACGATGGTTTTAAAGAGTATGAGAATTTGGATCAAAGGGCCGATTTTTACAGATGGTTTCAGGATGAGACCTCCAGTCGCGGGTTTGAAACTAAATGGGCTGGTGCTGCTGCCTCTACTGTTGATAAGTTGAAAAACTTATTGGGATTTGGAGCGACAATGACAGGCTATTCCAATGACGAAATCAAGAACTTTGTTACATTAGGGAATAAAATGATAATGGACGATGTTTGGGGCGGATTACAAGACTTGTATAACGGCAACCCTGTGAAGGGAGATGCAGCACGTATTTGGGACGGCGATCAGTTGTTAAAGGAGCAAAATGTGATAAACGGTTCTTATTGGAAGTTGTCTAATAGCTCGTTGAATACTCTAGAAAACTCTTTAAAGAAAAACTATTTTCTATCCAAGTTTATTCCAGGACCTGTGTTTAATGGGTCAATAATGAGCATTACAGATCGGTGGAAATATGGTATGGGAATGATGGGATATAAAAATCTTCCACCTATAAGTACAAAATATAAACATCAATAA
- a CDS encoding integrase core domain-containing protein — protein sequence MVKDKGVAIQFIQPGKPMQNGYIERFNRSYRKEILDAYLFFNLSEVREHTQALMDEYNNNRPHEGLGNLTPTELSKNIRHKQQINQLVT from the coding sequence TTGGTTAAAGATAAAGGCGTCGCTATTCAATTTATCCAGCCCGGTAAGCCTATGCAAAACGGTTATATTGAACGATTCAACCGAAGTTATCGCAAAGAAATTTTGGATGCTTATTTATTTTTCAATTTGTCAGAAGTAAGAGAACATACCCAGGCATTGATGGATGAATATAATAACAACAGACCCCATGAAGGGCTGGGGAATCTCACACCAACGGAATTATCAAAAAATATTAGACACAAACAACAAATAAATCAATTAGTAACGTAA
- a CDS encoding TonB-dependent receptor has product MKRFFTLLCLLVLVLTVHAQKALLSGTVRDSITHSPISFASISILDASGQVVDGVVADSVGSFLFSNLKKGKYTLAVRFIGYGSKNIVVDFDGRSRIDLPGIALAARGQRLDEVAIIGQRVAQQHTGDRQRYRADQYNNAVGGTALDVIKNLPSAAIDVNGNISMRGNAGVIVLINGKPSFLDPVTVLSQIAANDVTEVEYITSPSAQFDPDGKGGMINIKTKKATTGGFAWILNLQGGLPSIDNYSNHKSQKRFGGDVSFQFKKNRLELNGSANYLRNDNAGFRAGDVYTIIGDRQTFFPSQGERSFDKYNFGVRLNGSYELSKKQQISLGVLASRKFQDRLADIYYTNRTVQPSTGRELSATNYFNSNLQNKQGEFYLIDFNYQYRLNAAHVLQFGAIYEYARIYGSTKNANIEHGTDTVQWTNNNYTNPLHGLRLSIQHNWKLPHGELLSGYQLRRDRQKGDFDYFATMQGSRVLQLVPAFTGRLNADNKVHGLFSQYDHKLKRTQLSIGLRYEYYQRDVLLVNTAEKYPYAVHQLYPTFNLMHDLGKSWSWKFAAARRIQRNNNFELNPIPEREHSETLEQGDPKLLPEFTMNLETGILKKLKAGSLFMNVYYQHSKNPIQRVNSVYADTVLNRVFTNADYANRWGTEIGGEGKPFSWLKVNGGFNLYRYKISGQVLTYPETRTNSDWVYSLNAGLQADLLKNWSTGLQVNYLSEKPTVQGKDSRFLAPHFNLSKIFLNGAIKAQVQWQFIELGKWGVNEQRITTASHDFYTTTNYIYEKNILMLNLSFNVHKLNQSTKLPKSEFGEKEF; this is encoded by the coding sequence GTGAAAAGATTTTTTACCCTACTCTGCCTTCTAGTTTTGGTACTTACCGTGCATGCCCAAAAGGCTTTATTGTCAGGAACAGTACGAGATTCTATTACACATTCTCCTATATCTTTTGCCAGTATTTCAATCCTTGATGCTTCTGGTCAGGTAGTTGATGGTGTTGTAGCGGATTCAGTCGGTAGCTTTTTGTTTTCGAATCTTAAAAAAGGGAAATATACCCTTGCGGTCCGATTTATTGGCTATGGCTCAAAAAATATTGTTGTGGATTTTGATGGTCGGAGTCGAATAGATCTGCCCGGAATTGCATTGGCAGCTAGAGGACAACGATTGGACGAAGTAGCGATCATCGGACAGCGCGTTGCACAGCAACATACAGGTGACAGGCAACGATATCGGGCAGATCAGTATAATAATGCTGTTGGCGGTACAGCATTGGATGTGATTAAAAATCTACCTTCGGCTGCTATCGATGTCAATGGCAACATTAGTATGCGTGGAAATGCGGGTGTAATCGTGCTTATCAATGGTAAACCTTCTTTTTTAGATCCCGTCACGGTTTTGAGCCAAATCGCAGCCAATGATGTGACCGAGGTGGAATATATTACTAGCCCCTCTGCTCAATTTGATCCTGACGGCAAAGGAGGAATGATTAATATAAAAACTAAAAAAGCCACAACCGGCGGATTTGCCTGGATACTCAATCTACAAGGAGGACTCCCTAGCATCGATAATTACAGTAACCATAAGAGCCAAAAACGATTTGGCGGCGATGTTTCTTTCCAGTTCAAAAAAAATAGACTTGAATTGAACGGTTCGGCCAATTATCTGCGCAATGATAATGCGGGGTTTAGAGCGGGTGACGTATACACCATTATTGGTGACAGACAAACATTCTTTCCCTCCCAAGGCGAAAGAAGTTTTGACAAATACAATTTTGGCGTCAGACTGAATGGTTCTTATGAACTATCAAAAAAACAGCAAATTAGTCTGGGGGTATTGGCCTCCCGAAAATTTCAGGACCGTCTTGCTGATATATATTACACGAACCGAACAGTACAGCCTTCAACGGGGAGAGAACTCTCCGCAACCAATTATTTTAACTCCAATCTCCAAAACAAACAAGGAGAATTCTATCTTATCGATTTCAATTACCAGTATAGATTAAATGCAGCCCATGTATTGCAGTTCGGTGCTATTTATGAGTATGCTCGGATTTATGGATCGACAAAGAATGCGAATATCGAGCATGGAACCGATACTGTTCAATGGACAAATAATAACTATACAAATCCTTTACACGGGTTACGGCTATCAATACAACATAACTGGAAATTGCCACATGGTGAACTATTGAGCGGTTACCAGCTGAGACGTGATCGACAAAAGGGCGACTTTGACTATTTCGCCACTATGCAGGGAAGCCGTGTATTGCAGCTTGTTCCTGCATTTACAGGAAGATTAAACGCAGATAATAAGGTGCACGGATTGTTTAGCCAGTATGATCATAAACTTAAAAGAACCCAACTGTCGATCGGACTTCGCTATGAATATTATCAACGTGATGTGCTGTTGGTTAATACCGCCGAAAAATATCCATACGCGGTCCATCAATTGTATCCTACCTTCAATTTGATGCACGATTTGGGTAAAAGTTGGTCCTGGAAATTTGCAGCAGCGAGACGGATTCAGCGAAATAATAATTTTGAACTAAATCCGATTCCAGAACGCGAGCACTCAGAAACATTAGAACAAGGGGACCCAAAACTGCTGCCAGAGTTTACGATGAATCTGGAGACCGGGATTCTGAAAAAGCTGAAAGCTGGAAGTCTGTTCATGAACGTTTACTATCAACACAGCAAAAACCCTATCCAGCGTGTGAACTCCGTTTACGCAGATACTGTTCTCAACCGGGTATTTACCAATGCGGACTACGCCAATCGCTGGGGGACTGAAATAGGAGGAGAGGGCAAACCATTTTCTTGGCTAAAAGTGAACGGTGGTTTTAATCTCTATCGTTATAAAATATCGGGGCAGGTATTAACCTATCCGGAGACACGCACGAATAGTGATTGGGTTTATTCTTTAAATGCAGGACTACAGGCTGATCTACTAAAAAATTGGAGCACCGGGCTACAAGTAAATTATCTTTCTGAAAAACCTACCGTTCAGGGAAAGGATTCACGCTTTTTAGCGCCCCATTTTAATTTAAGTAAAATTTTTTTGAACGGTGCCATTAAAGCACAGGTTCAATGGCAATTTATTGAGTTGGGGAAATGGGGTGTAAACGAGCAGCGTATTACCACAGCTTCACATGACTTTTATACGACCACGAATTATATCTATGAAAAAAACATCCTGATGCTCAACCTTAGTTTCAATGTGCACAAATTGAATCAATCTACCAAACTGCCAAAAAGTGAATTTGGTGAAAAGGAATTTTAG
- a CDS encoding helix-turn-helix domain-containing protein yields the protein MSSKIIIKDKLEPKKLLKVAAFDNSKAVTKPHKHNGYLEIVFLSATSGKHTIDGIESPIKTPCILIIRRDSVHHWELAPPIEGFVLLVKKSFVDLSLDLEIARMVGEISKFDTIYLKENGIIPTLLEILAQEENRIVQEGLFRSLLAKVLEDIDGIEQSTSISNDLYVRFIELLNTGSTIVNNVAHYANLLYTSPQNLNAVCKKNAGNTASQLLATYIIKEAKRLIFYTNNSIAEIAFALGFSDKSNFSKYFKRYTGVTPSEFKKQNH from the coding sequence ATGAGCAGTAAAATCATCATAAAAGACAAACTCGAACCGAAAAAGCTATTAAAAGTTGCTGCTTTTGATAATTCAAAAGCGGTCACCAAGCCACATAAGCATAATGGATACCTCGAAATTGTTTTTTTATCGGCTACATCAGGGAAACATACCATTGATGGGATTGAAAGTCCGATTAAAACGCCCTGCATATTGATCATTCGTAGAGATTCTGTTCATCACTGGGAACTTGCTCCCCCCATCGAAGGGTTTGTTCTGCTGGTAAAAAAATCATTTGTAGACCTGAGTTTAGATCTTGAAATCGCAAGGATGGTTGGCGAAATCAGTAAGTTCGATACAATATACTTAAAAGAAAACGGTATTATACCGACTCTTCTTGAAATCCTAGCACAAGAAGAAAACAGGATAGTTCAAGAGGGTTTATTCAGATCATTACTGGCAAAGGTTCTTGAGGATATAGACGGCATAGAACAATCCACATCAATATCCAATGATCTCTATGTACGATTTATTGAGCTGTTAAATACCGGATCGACAATCGTAAACAATGTGGCTCATTATGCCAACCTGCTTTACACCAGCCCTCAGAATCTAAATGCTGTCTGCAAGAAAAATGCCGGCAATACAGCTTCTCAGCTATTAGCAACCTATATTATTAAAGAAGCAAAGCGGCTCATTTTTTACACCAACAATTCCATCGCTGAGATTGCTTTTGCCTTGGGATTCTCAGACAAATCGAATTTTTCCAAATACTTTAAACGTTATACCGGCGTTACGCCTTCCGAATTCAAGAAGCAAAACCACTAA
- a CDS encoding SRPBCC family protein: protein MKKLTYQIKIHAPVPRVFKTMLDKETYKEWTSAFNPSSDFEGIWEKGQKIHFTGVNENGEKGGMVAEIAEYIPNSYVSIRHLGILDNGQEILSGPAVEDWAGALENYSFSDIEGQTLLKVDVDTNDEYIDYFNEAWPNALQRLKDISETK, encoded by the coding sequence ATGAAGAAATTGACTTATCAAATTAAGATCCATGCGCCTGTGCCGCGGGTTTTTAAAACTATGCTTGACAAAGAAACCTATAAAGAATGGACCAGTGCATTCAATCCAAGTTCAGATTTCGAAGGCATTTGGGAAAAGGGGCAAAAAATTCATTTTACCGGCGTCAATGAAAATGGTGAAAAAGGTGGAATGGTAGCAGAAATCGCTGAATACATTCCAAATTCATATGTATCTATTCGGCATCTTGGCATCCTAGACAATGGCCAAGAAATTTTATCCGGACCAGCTGTCGAAGATTGGGCTGGAGCATTGGAAAATTATTCTTTTTCGGACATTGAGGGACAAACATTATTGAAAGTAGATGTTGATACAAATGACGAATACATCGATTACTTTAATGAGGCTTGGCCAAATGCTTTGCAGCGACTAAAGGATATTAGTGAAACAAAATAA
- a CDS encoding DinB family protein: protein MNMIALASIATATLAPSSAKSRLLLEQKDQNITLIEKKQALKRDYVGTDSLLQYFNQTTAELEKQVAGLSEAQLQFKPAPDKWSISQCLEHIIRSERMIFDMAKKGLDQDPQPERRKEIKMTDDNLKNALTDRSHKYQAPKELQPEGIYKNVNTALTDFSAARQPVLDYIKKADAEDLRNHVSDSPTGPIDGYQALMFIAAHSARHTKQIAEIKADPNFPKQ, encoded by the coding sequence ATGAACATGATAGCACTTGCCAGTATAGCAACTGCTACCTTGGCTCCGTCATCAGCCAAATCCCGATTATTGCTCGAGCAAAAAGACCAAAACATTACGCTGATAGAAAAAAAACAGGCTTTAAAACGCGATTATGTTGGAACCGACTCGCTATTGCAATATTTTAACCAAACAACTGCGGAACTTGAAAAGCAGGTTGCGGGTTTAAGCGAAGCGCAGCTCCAATTTAAACCAGCGCCTGACAAATGGTCGATCAGTCAATGCCTTGAGCATATTATTCGTTCAGAACGAATGATATTTGACATGGCAAAAAAGGGCTTGGATCAAGATCCTCAACCCGAAAGAAGAAAAGAGATCAAGATGACCGACGACAACCTAAAAAACGCACTCACAGACAGGAGTCACAAATACCAGGCACCCAAGGAACTTCAGCCAGAAGGAATTTATAAAAATGTGAACACTGCTTTGACTGATTTCTCCGCCGCTCGCCAACCCGTGCTTGATTACATCAAAAAAGCTGATGCGGAAGATCTTAGAAATCATGTCAGCGATTCCCCAACCGGTCCGATTGATGGTTACCAAGCCCTCATGTTTATTGCCGCACATTCTGCGCGTCATACCAAACAGATCGCTGAAATAAAGGCCGATCCTAATTTTCCAAAACAATAG
- a CDS encoding glycoside hydrolase family 97 protein, which produces MLNHNYTCYFSRLPLKRYVLVCALSLLGRIAIAQQTSVSSPDGTLTVKLDLKNGHLFYEVELEGKTMLESSPLGLQSKTINLSDNLRLIAEKRAEISTNYNESKIKRSQVAYKANELRYVLENTSKQQIEVTFRVSNNNIAFRYYVPQVGEPANFALIKENSGFKFPLVTTTFLTAQASPMIGWMKTKPSYEEEYQADQALGVPSTYGVGYTFPALFHVGDRGWVLVSETGVSSAYCASKLSEGTKDGLYSIAFPEEGENNGIGRAAPTISLPSYTPWRTLTVGSNLKPIVETTIPFDVVEPQYRASKKYEFGRATWSWLEWQDGSINFEDQKKFIDLSASMGYEFVLIDNWWDTKIGHEKIEQLVAYGKERGVGICLWYNSNGFWNDAPQTPKNKMNTSIARKAEMQWMQRVGIKGIKVDFFGGDKQETLKLYEDILSDANDYGLTVIFHGCTLPRGWERMYPNFVGSEAVLASENLIFTQHANDTEAFNATLHPFIRNAVAAMDFGPVLLNKRHNRENSGGTIRKTTETFQLATAVLFQTPVQNFGLTPNNLQEMPTHVINFMKQVPTTWDETVFIDGYPGKYVILGRRKNDTWYIAGINAEGKEKTVSVNLPMLSTDAVQLIDDNIARQSKQKQIRLSKTKSIKLTLQPDGAVVLIGK; this is translated from the coding sequence ATGTTAAATCACAATTATACATGCTATTTTAGCCGTTTACCGCTAAAACGTTATGTTTTGGTATGTGCCCTGTCTTTACTGGGCAGAATTGCCATAGCGCAGCAAACATCGGTATCGAGTCCTGATGGAACTTTGACCGTTAAGTTGGATCTGAAAAATGGTCATCTATTTTATGAGGTTGAACTGGAAGGAAAGACAATGTTGGAATCTTCACCTCTTGGGCTCCAAAGTAAGACCATAAATTTAAGCGATAATTTGCGTTTAATAGCAGAAAAAAGAGCTGAAATTTCGACTAATTATAACGAATCAAAAATCAAACGCAGTCAGGTAGCGTATAAAGCGAATGAATTGCGTTATGTGTTGGAGAATACTTCAAAGCAGCAGATCGAGGTTACTTTCCGTGTGAGCAACAACAATATAGCCTTCCGATATTATGTGCCTCAAGTGGGCGAGCCGGCCAACTTTGCATTGATAAAGGAGAACAGCGGCTTTAAATTCCCATTAGTTACAACAACATTTTTAACAGCCCAAGCTTCCCCGATGATAGGCTGGATGAAAACAAAACCAAGTTACGAAGAGGAGTATCAGGCAGACCAGGCGCTAGGTGTACCTTCGACGTATGGTGTTGGTTATACTTTTCCTGCGCTATTTCATGTTGGAGATCGTGGATGGGTACTTGTTTCGGAAACGGGAGTTTCAAGTGCATATTGTGCGTCCAAGTTAAGCGAAGGTACCAAGGATGGGCTTTATAGCATTGCTTTTCCGGAAGAAGGGGAGAACAATGGCATTGGACGAGCTGCTCCCACAATTTCATTACCCAGTTATACACCTTGGCGCACACTGACTGTCGGAAGCAATCTAAAACCCATTGTGGAGACGACGATTCCGTTTGATGTTGTTGAACCGCAGTATAGGGCATCGAAGAAATATGAATTCGGACGGGCGACGTGGAGCTGGTTGGAATGGCAGGACGGCAGTATTAATTTTGAAGACCAAAAGAAGTTCATTGACCTTTCGGCTTCAATGGGGTATGAATTTGTATTGATCGACAATTGGTGGGATACAAAGATCGGCCACGAGAAAATTGAACAATTGGTGGCTTATGGGAAGGAGCGGGGCGTAGGTATTTGTCTGTGGTACAATTCGAACGGATTCTGGAACGACGCACCGCAGACGCCAAAAAATAAAATGAATACTTCGATTGCACGTAAAGCCGAGATGCAATGGATGCAGCGCGTGGGCATTAAAGGAATCAAAGTCGACTTTTTTGGAGGCGATAAACAAGAAACACTGAAGCTTTACGAAGATATTCTTTCGGATGCAAATGACTATGGATTAACCGTTATATTTCATGGATGTACTTTACCGCGGGGTTGGGAACGTATGTATCCGAATTTCGTGGGCAGTGAAGCCGTATTGGCCTCTGAAAATTTGATTTTCACACAACATGCAAATGATACGGAGGCTTTTAATGCGACTTTACATCCCTTTATTCGCAATGCCGTGGCGGCCATGGATTTTGGCCCGGTTTTACTGAACAAACGTCATAACCGCGAAAATAGCGGCGGTACTATCCGCAAAACGACAGAAACATTTCAATTGGCAACGGCGGTTCTATTTCAGACTCCAGTGCAAAATTTTGGATTGACACCCAATAATTTACAGGAAATGCCAACCCATGTGATTAATTTTATGAAGCAGGTACCAACTACCTGGGATGAGACTGTTTTTATTGATGGTTATCCAGGTAAATATGTCATACTTGGCCGGAGAAAGAATGATACATGGTACATCGCCGGTATAAATGCCGAGGGCAAAGAAAAGACTGTATCGGTGAATTTGCCCATGTTGAGTACAGATGCGGTACAGCTAATCGACGATAACATCGCCCGGCAGTCAAAACAGAAACAAATTCGACTTTCCAAAACAAAGTCCATCAAATTGACATTGCAACCTGACGGCGCTGTTGTTTTAATCGGAAAATAA